A region of Domibacillus sp. DTU_2020_1001157_1_SI_ALB_TIR_016 DNA encodes the following proteins:
- a CDS encoding tRNA-dihydrouridine synthase translates to MIDNFWRDLPRPFFILAPMEDVTDVVFRHVVSEAARPDVFFTEFTNTESYCHPEGKHSVRGRLTFTEDEQPIVAHIWGDKPEYFRQMSIGMAELGFRGLDINMGCPVPNVTQNGKGSGLIRRPEVAADLIQAAKAGGLPVSVKTRLGFTDVDEWHDWLTHILKQDIANLSIHLRTRKEMSKVDAHWELIPEIKKLRDQVAPDTLLTINGDIPDRETGLKLAHQYGVDGVMIGRGIFNNPFAFEKQPKDHSSKELLDLLRLHLDLHDKYSKLELRPFKALHRFFKIYVKGFRGASELRNQLMNTESTDEVRALLDNFELKNLDGMGNSRNVPIQGKSEVGR, encoded by the coding sequence ATGATAGATAATTTTTGGCGTGATTTACCACGACCTTTTTTTATACTGGCACCAATGGAAGATGTGACGGATGTTGTTTTTCGCCATGTAGTGAGTGAAGCAGCCAGACCTGATGTGTTTTTTACAGAGTTTACAAACACGGAGAGCTATTGTCACCCAGAGGGGAAACATAGTGTGCGTGGGCGTTTGACTTTTACAGAGGATGAACAACCAATTGTAGCCCATATATGGGGGGATAAGCCTGAATACTTTCGGCAAATGAGTATTGGTATGGCGGAGCTCGGGTTTAGGGGTCTGGATATCAATATGGGCTGTCCTGTACCTAATGTGACACAGAATGGAAAGGGAAGCGGCCTTATCCGTCGCCCAGAAGTTGCTGCAGATTTAATACAAGCAGCAAAAGCAGGAGGATTGCCCGTAAGCGTAAAGACAAGGCTTGGTTTCACGGATGTAGACGAATGGCATGACTGGCTAACACACATATTGAAACAAGACATTGCTAATCTTTCCATTCATCTGCGTACAAGAAAGGAAATGAGCAAAGTAGATGCTCATTGGGAGCTGATCCCGGAGATTAAAAAACTTCGTGACCAGGTGGCGCCAGATACACTCTTGACGATCAATGGGGATATCCCTGACCGTGAAACTGGCTTAAAGCTCGCTCATCAATATGGTGTTGATGGGGTTATGATTGGGCGCGGTATTTTCAATAATCCATTTGCCTTTGAAAAGCAGCCGAAAGATCATAGTAGTAAGGAACTGCTTGATCTCTTAAGGCTGCATCTGGATCTCCATGATAAATATTCAAAATTAGAGCTGCGTCCGTTCAAGGCTCTTCATCGCTTTTTTAAGATATATGTCAAAGGATTTCGAGGGGCGAGTGAATTAAGAAATCAATTAATGAACACAGAGTCAACAGATGAAGTGCGTGCATTGCTCGATAACTTTGAGTTAAAGAATCTTGATGGAATGGGGAACAGTAGAAATGTCCCAATTCAGGGTAAAAGCGAAGTAGGACGTTAA
- a CDS encoding methyl-accepting chemotaxis protein, whose amino-acid sequence MRTKKTSRKELSQKGNRLFAGSLKNKLIISFTLILIIPSLIIGSLSYVKAKTSIQREITNSAETNVQLLSDVLDAAFKAKMEQTNFLAGQISKNLFKDPSYKTLHNQLAGFYNTTEGLLSVYVGTTDGTFVMEPALGSPEGYDPRERGWYKQAMEHQGEAIITSPYPDASTGKMVVTIASALKDGSGVVGFDLEINSLGEIVSQASIGQKGYPFIMDGDQKIVFHPTAKSGETLDSQISGPLFASNEGHFEYKFEDIAKDMVFLTNPTTGWKVAGTMEVSEFTDASESIWNSALLTLALSLIAGSLFVFFVLRSILRPISRLMTVTEKVSNGDLTERVDVKTKDEIGQLGTSFNQMIDSLRSVLTKINDSSQHLAASTQQLSAGSEYTAQTTKEVADAIQEVASGSESQMTSTEESAKATEEIARGIQYIAEGSNMVSESSVTASQNAQKGNEALEQVTAQMKLIAETVNGSVGTVKLLEEHSQEIGKITDVITQIADQTNLLALNAAIEAARAGEQGKGFAVVAEEVRKLAEESKKSANQISNLISTIQKDTAKAVTSMEKGKSEVESGYSVVITAGEAFEQIFGSVQKVTEQIQEVSATSQEISASAEEVTASVEEVSSIASETAASANQVAVSAEAQLHSIEEITKSIHELSKLATDLQETVNEFRM is encoded by the coding sequence ATGAGGACGAAAAAGACATCAAGAAAAGAGTTGTCTCAAAAAGGAAATCGCTTGTTCGCTGGATCGCTTAAAAATAAACTGATTATATCCTTTACATTAATTTTGATTATCCCAAGCTTAATTATTGGCTCTCTTTCTTATGTGAAAGCAAAAACGAGTATACAAAGAGAGATTACAAACAGTGCGGAAACCAATGTTCAGTTACTTAGTGACGTATTAGACGCTGCTTTTAAAGCAAAAATGGAGCAAACTAATTTTTTAGCAGGCCAAATAAGCAAGAATCTGTTTAAAGATCCATCTTATAAAACTCTTCATAATCAACTTGCCGGGTTTTATAACACAACTGAGGGACTGCTTTCTGTTTATGTTGGCACAACAGACGGAACCTTTGTAATGGAACCAGCTCTTGGTTCTCCAGAAGGTTATGATCCCAGAGAAAGAGGCTGGTACAAACAGGCGATGGAACACCAAGGAGAAGCAATTATTACCTCTCCCTACCCAGATGCTTCGACAGGAAAAATGGTCGTAACAATTGCTTCGGCCCTTAAAGATGGAAGTGGAGTTGTTGGATTCGATCTTGAAATTAACAGTTTGGGCGAAATTGTTTCACAGGCCTCTATTGGGCAAAAAGGGTACCCATTTATCATGGATGGAGATCAAAAAATTGTTTTCCACCCAACCGCAAAATCGGGTGAAACATTAGACAGCCAGATTAGCGGTCCATTATTCGCCTCCAATGAAGGGCATTTTGAATACAAATTTGAAGATATTGCGAAGGACATGGTTTTCCTAACCAATCCAACGACCGGCTGGAAAGTTGCAGGAACAATGGAAGTATCCGAATTTACCGATGCCTCTGAATCGATATGGAACAGTGCTTTATTGACCTTAGCCCTTTCCCTTATTGCTGGAAGTTTGTTTGTATTCTTTGTTCTTCGTTCTATTCTCCGTCCTATCAGCCGTTTAATGACAGTAACTGAAAAAGTAAGCAACGGAGATTTAACAGAACGTGTAGATGTAAAAACAAAGGATGAGATTGGACAACTGGGGACAAGCTTTAACCAAATGATTGATTCTCTCCGCAGTGTTCTCACGAAGATTAATGATTCATCCCAGCATTTAGCGGCATCTACCCAGCAGCTATCAGCTGGCTCTGAATACACAGCCCAGACAACAAAGGAAGTAGCCGATGCTATTCAGGAAGTTGCATCAGGTTCAGAATCTCAAATGACCAGTACGGAAGAATCCGCAAAAGCGACCGAGGAAATTGCGAGAGGAATTCAGTATATTGCTGAGGGATCTAATATGGTTTCGGAATCTTCCGTTACTGCATCTCAAAATGCTCAAAAAGGAAATGAAGCACTTGAACAAGTCACAGCACAAATGAAGCTTATCGCTGAAACGGTAAACGGAAGTGTAGGGACGGTTAAGCTTCTGGAAGAACATTCTCAGGAAATTGGAAAAATCACAGATGTCATTACACAAATTGCCGATCAAACAAATCTTCTGGCGTTAAATGCTGCAATTGAAGCAGCACGGGCTGGCGAACAAGGAAAAGGATTTGCGGTTGTAGCGGAAGAAGTGAGGAAGCTAGCGGAAGAGTCCAAAAAGTCAGCGAACCAGATTTCTAACTTGATTAGTACCATTCAAAAAGACACAGCTAAAGCGGTGACTTCCATGGAAAAAGGCAAATCAGAAGTTGAAAGCGGCTATAGTGTAGTCATTACTGCAGGAGAAGCTTTCGAGCAAATTTTTGGGTCTGTTCAAAAAGTAACGGAACAAATACAAGAAGTTTCAGCTACTTCCCAAGAGATTTCTGCCAGTGCTGAAGAAGTCACTGCATCTGTTGAAGAAGTTTCCAGCATCGCCAGCGAAACAGCAGCCAGCGCAAATCAAGTGGCTGTTTCCGCCGAGGCTCAGCTGCATTCTATTGAAGAGATTACAAAGTCTATTCATGAATTAAGCAAACTTGCAACCGACTTACAAGAAACAGTGAACGAATTTAGAATGTAA
- a CDS encoding DMT family transporter: MGIFMILFTLLGGITLSAQSSINGTLSRKAGTIETTFLTFITGSMFLAIFILFFGQGNVLGILEAPKWQLSAAFLGTMYLLLTVMAVPKIGVIAANIAGIIGQLVIGMLIDHFGWFGSLVISFDLKRSFALLFMVIALYFIYKGNKRSSEETRA, encoded by the coding sequence ATGGGTATATTCATGATTCTATTCACCTTATTAGGAGGCATTACATTAAGCGCCCAATCGTCTATCAATGGAACACTTAGTCGAAAAGCCGGAACAATAGAAACGACATTTTTGACCTTTATCACTGGATCTATGTTTCTTGCCATTTTTATTTTGTTTTTTGGTCAAGGAAATGTGCTTGGAATACTAGAAGCACCCAAATGGCAATTAAGTGCCGCTTTTTTAGGTACGATGTATTTGCTTCTCACTGTCATGGCTGTTCCAAAAATTGGGGTCATTGCGGCCAATATTGCTGGTATTATTGGTCAGCTTGTCATTGGTATGCTTATTGATCATTTTGGCTGGTTTGGCAGTTTGGTCATATCTTTTGATTTGAAACGTTCTTTTGCCTTACTCTTTATGGTCATTGCTCTTTATTTTATCTACAAAGGAAATAAACGCTCCAGTGAAGAAACCCGTGCATAA
- a CDS encoding DMT family transporter, whose product MRYFAYILALLAGSALSFEGAIYAELGKAIGQLETSFYNFFMGSIIMGLLWLFFGKGKLSYAVEAPKWSILGGVLGVVYLTSIVISVPFVGVGITMVAVIIGQLVMSMVIEHYGWLGSKKTRINKEKIFAVISMIMALILIN is encoded by the coding sequence GTGCGTTACTTCGCATATATACTAGCGTTATTAGCAGGATCAGCCCTTAGCTTTGAAGGAGCTATCTACGCTGAACTAGGGAAAGCAATAGGACAGCTCGAAACTAGCTTTTATAACTTCTTTATGGGCTCAATCATCATGGGATTATTGTGGTTATTCTTTGGAAAAGGTAAACTTTCATATGCGGTGGAAGCACCTAAATGGTCCATACTAGGAGGCGTTCTAGGAGTTGTATATTTAACATCTATCGTGATTAGTGTTCCATTTGTTGGTGTTGGAATCACAATGGTTGCAGTCATTATTGGTCAATTGGTAATGAGTATGGTTATTGAACATTATGGCTGGCTTGGCAGCAAAAAAACCAGAATCAATAAAGAAAAAATATTTGCCGTTATTTCAATGATTATGGCGCTTATTTTAATAAACTAG
- a CDS encoding metalloregulator ArsR/SmtB family transcription factor has translation MEPIDVFKALSNETRLNILHWLKEPEKHFPKQGAHLPKEVSIKGGVCVGDIQEKAKASQSTVSHYLNMMQKAGLLESVRYGQWTYYRRNEEALHQLAEYFKTEI, from the coding sequence ATGGAACCAATCGATGTATTTAAGGCGTTATCAAATGAAACCCGACTTAACATTTTACACTGGTTAAAGGAACCAGAGAAGCACTTCCCTAAACAAGGCGCTCACCTGCCAAAGGAGGTTAGTATCAAAGGGGGAGTATGTGTAGGGGATATTCAAGAAAAAGCCAAAGCTTCTCAATCTACCGTTTCCCATTACTTAAACATGATGCAGAAAGCGGGTCTGCTTGAATCAGTTCGTTATGGTCAATGGACCTATTATAGACGAAATGAAGAAGCCCTTCATCAGTTAGCTGAATATTTTAAAACAGAAATTTGA